Proteins co-encoded in one Symmachiella macrocystis genomic window:
- a CDS encoding sensor histidine kinase, producing the protein MLAAAPKTECSTVPDDLEHAHRLSAMGELAAGLAHEIQQRLTVIANYANGCVHRLENDRITTDELIALMKQIAETAMQANDITRRARNFSKKQAPEFEVLNLHEMLTMGVEFVRAQAEDEEVEISLQLQAVSPMVVADRTLISQVIMNLLLNAIESMASHPGERKLCVETATNGDEFLHVSISDTGVGIPAEIQLMVFEPFYTTKSNGMGIGLGLCRSIIEQHFGNMILESEKGAGAKIGFSLPRGIQT; encoded by the coding sequence ATGTTGGCCGCCGCCCCAAAAACAGAGTGCTCGACCGTGCCTGACGACTTGGAACATGCACACCGCTTGTCAGCAATGGGTGAATTAGCAGCAGGATTGGCCCATGAAATCCAACAACGCCTCACCGTCATCGCAAATTATGCCAACGGCTGTGTGCATCGGCTGGAAAACGACCGCATCACGACGGATGAACTTATTGCGCTCATGAAGCAAATCGCTGAAACGGCGATGCAGGCAAACGATATTACGCGCCGCGCCCGAAATTTCAGCAAAAAACAAGCCCCCGAATTCGAAGTTCTCAACCTGCACGAAATGCTCACCATGGGTGTGGAGTTCGTGCGCGCTCAGGCAGAAGACGAAGAGGTCGAAATCAGTTTGCAATTGCAGGCCGTTTCGCCGATGGTCGTGGCTGACCGCACGCTAATTTCACAGGTGATTATGAACTTGCTGCTCAACGCAATTGAATCGATGGCTAGTCATCCCGGCGAACGAAAACTTTGCGTGGAAACAGCTACCAACGGCGATGAATTCCTGCATGTCTCGATTTCCGATACCGGAGTGGGAATTCCTGCCGAAATTCAATTGATGGTCTTTGAACCGTTTTACACGACCAAGTCCAACGGAATGGGGATCGGGCTGGGGCTTTGCCGTTCCATTATCGAGCAGCACTTCGGAAACATGATCTTAGAGAGCGAAAAGGGAGCCGGAGCGAAAATCGGCTTCTCTCTTCCCCGAGGCATTCAAACCTAG
- a CDS encoding RNA polymerase sigma factor: MLNVTSESCGSSSGVKEVQEISAARKGDAAALGALLQACRYYLRYIAQEELGRDLQAKEDASDLVQVTMLKAQSKFQEFQGGDHEALRQWLRKILLNSLKDFYRKYKGAERRTVNKEVQLDNSSQRIRLEELIADDLTPSKVIMNDEREAALTKALERLPEDQRRVIYLRSRKHMGYSEISKIMDRSAEAARQLWIRAVEGLAAELRQE, translated from the coding sequence GTGTTGAACGTCACATCGGAAAGTTGTGGATCGAGTTCGGGCGTTAAAGAGGTTCAAGAGATTTCTGCTGCGCGTAAAGGCGACGCGGCCGCGCTTGGCGCGTTATTGCAAGCATGCCGTTATTATTTGAGATACATTGCCCAAGAAGAGTTGGGACGCGACTTGCAGGCCAAGGAAGACGCCTCCGATTTGGTTCAAGTAACCATGCTGAAAGCGCAAAGCAAGTTTCAAGAATTTCAAGGAGGAGATCATGAGGCATTACGGCAGTGGTTAAGAAAAATTTTGCTCAATTCGCTCAAGGACTTCTACCGTAAATATAAAGGAGCTGAACGGCGGACGGTGAACAAGGAAGTACAACTCGACAACAGTTCGCAAAGAATTCGATTGGAGGAGTTGATTGCCGATGATTTAACGCCAAGCAAAGTCATCATGAATGACGAGCGCGAAGCGGCGCTGACGAAAGCATTGGAACGTTTGCCCGAAGATCAACGTCGCGTGATCTATTTGCGGTCTCGCAAGCACATGGGCTATTCAGAAATCAGCAAAATCATGGATCGTTCCGCCGAAGCGGCGCGGCAGTTATGGATTCGTGCCGTGGAAGGGCTCGCTGCGGAATTGCGGCAAGAATGA
- a CDS encoding SDR family NAD(P)-dependent oxidoreductase — protein MQLSDKVIVVTGGGDGIGKALCHRFAQEKPRGIVVADLDEAAAAKVAEEVGGLAVACDVGQESQIVQLVEAANAKYGAIDLFCSNAGIATGGGVDASNAEWQLIWDVNLMSHVYAARAVLPQMIERGSGYLLNTASAAGLLTQIGSAPYAVTKHAAVALAEWLAVTHADDGVNVSCLCPLGVRTKMLENSGEVRALLESDSLGPDEVAEAVVRGIDEEKFLILPHEVVATYVQHKAGDPDRWLRGMSRLRKTMLDTAGD, from the coding sequence ATGCAACTTTCGGACAAAGTCATCGTAGTGACCGGCGGTGGAGATGGGATTGGCAAAGCGCTCTGCCATCGGTTTGCGCAGGAAAAACCGCGGGGCATCGTTGTCGCCGACCTCGACGAGGCGGCCGCTGCGAAGGTGGCCGAAGAAGTCGGCGGTTTGGCTGTTGCCTGTGATGTGGGGCAGGAATCGCAGATTGTGCAGTTGGTCGAAGCGGCCAACGCTAAGTACGGTGCGATTGACCTGTTTTGTTCCAACGCCGGTATCGCCACCGGCGGCGGCGTCGATGCCAGCAACGCAGAATGGCAGTTGATCTGGGATGTGAATCTGATGTCGCACGTCTATGCGGCACGCGCCGTTTTGCCGCAGATGATCGAACGGGGGAGCGGGTACTTGTTAAACACCGCTTCCGCCGCGGGACTGCTCACGCAAATCGGATCAGCGCCCTATGCCGTCACCAAGCACGCTGCGGTGGCATTGGCCGAATGGCTAGCAGTGACGCACGCGGACGATGGGGTCAATGTCTCCTGCCTCTGCCCATTGGGTGTCCGCACAAAAATGTTGGAGAATTCAGGCGAAGTCCGGGCGTTACTCGAATCGGATTCGTTGGGCCCCGACGAAGTCGCCGAGGCAGTCGTTCGAGGAATCGACGAAGAGAAATTCTTGATCTTACCGCACGAAGTCGTGGCCACCTATGTACAACACAAAGCAGGCGACCCCGATCGGTGGCTGCGAGGCATGTCCCGATTGCGAAAAACGATGCTCGACACGGCTGGTGATTGA
- a CDS encoding phytanoyl-CoA dioxygenase family protein, which produces MFKITPDQNELDAIPRDLSFHPSQVTNPHTLTPAQVAQYNSDGFVKGIRVIPEDDMAEHRRYFDKLLREVTAAGGDSYSISTAHLTYGRVYDLLKDPRIVTCVKDLLGENVIGWGSHYFCKMPHDGKSVAWHQDSSYWPLSSSKTVTVWLAVDDADVENACMWFIPGSHAHGQIDYETSSDTEGNVLNQTIKNVEQFGETVPVELKAGEISLHSDLLLHGSQANHADRRRCGLTLRYCTPDVRAGENWNLKGVVVSGNDDGDGHWANPPRPSRD; this is translated from the coding sequence ATGTTCAAAATCACTCCCGACCAAAACGAGCTCGATGCGATTCCCCGCGACCTGAGTTTTCATCCTAGCCAGGTAACCAATCCGCACACACTCACCCCCGCACAGGTCGCTCAATACAACAGCGACGGATTTGTTAAAGGGATCCGGGTCATCCCCGAAGACGATATGGCCGAACACCGGCGGTATTTCGACAAGTTACTCCGAGAGGTCACCGCTGCAGGGGGGGACAGCTATTCGATCAGTACGGCCCACCTGACCTACGGTCGGGTCTACGATCTATTAAAGGATCCGCGGATTGTGACCTGCGTCAAAGACCTGTTGGGCGAAAACGTCATTGGGTGGGGATCGCATTATTTCTGCAAGATGCCGCACGACGGTAAGTCGGTCGCCTGGCATCAGGATTCCAGCTACTGGCCGCTTTCATCCTCTAAAACGGTCACCGTCTGGTTGGCGGTCGACGATGCCGACGTGGAGAATGCCTGTATGTGGTTCATCCCAGGTTCGCATGCGCACGGACAGATCGACTACGAAACCAGCAGCGACACTGAGGGGAATGTGCTGAACCAAACCATCAAAAACGTCGAGCAGTTTGGCGAAACGGTCCCCGTGGAATTGAAAGCGGGCGAGATTTCCTTGCATTCCGATTTGCTGCTGCATGGTTCCCAAGCGAATCATGCCGACCGTCGGCGTTGTGGACTAACTCTGCGATATTGCACGCCCGACGTCCGTGCCGGAGAGAACTGGAACCTGAAAGGGGTCGTCGTCAGCGGTAACGATGACGGGGACGGCCATTGGGCCAACCCACCCCGCCCGTCGCGTGACTAA
- a CDS encoding beta-xylosidase family glycoside hydrolase, producing MDDTEKPAAGPRISIATEYGTLKIETFDPEITLRMEQGGKVVKLTDPQTKKTVQFDAVHGTMRLADQKAQALAAEFQFKRDKKIVARAWIKKSEPRLGFRDDFDKKYDPAWEIFNKAPTHISLTKQPGWLTITTQRGDLWHRHNNTKNIFLLKNPIADGGDFVLTTHIADFEPESDWNQAGLICYDDVDNYLAYTFQYDENQGGRSLCLVREEEAKDLPQAFLEVDRPLDGLWLRIIKRDNQYLVASSLDGQHYHITAVETWGNGEPLKVGLLATNGQSNADMIDASFDFFEITPIGKDQKRLFSDKLPK from the coding sequence ATGGACGATACTGAAAAACCTGCGGCTGGCCCCCGTATTAGCATCGCGACCGAATACGGAACACTGAAGATCGAAACATTCGACCCGGAAATTACGTTGCGCATGGAGCAGGGCGGAAAAGTCGTAAAACTCACGGACCCCCAGACCAAAAAAACGGTCCAGTTCGATGCGGTTCACGGCACAATGCGACTCGCCGATCAAAAAGCCCAAGCTCTCGCCGCGGAATTCCAGTTCAAACGTGACAAGAAAATCGTGGCCCGGGCTTGGATCAAAAAATCTGAACCACGCCTAGGATTCCGGGACGACTTTGACAAAAAGTACGACCCCGCCTGGGAGATCTTTAACAAAGCCCCCACGCATATCTCACTGACCAAACAACCCGGTTGGTTAACGATCACAACACAACGCGGCGACCTCTGGCATCGTCACAACAACACGAAGAACATTTTCTTGCTCAAAAACCCAATCGCTGATGGTGGGGATTTTGTGCTGACGACCCATATCGCCGATTTCGAACCCGAATCCGATTGGAACCAAGCCGGTCTGATCTGCTACGACGATGTCGACAATTACCTCGCCTACACGTTTCAATACGACGAAAACCAAGGAGGCAGAAGCCTCTGCCTGGTGCGTGAGGAAGAGGCAAAAGACCTGCCGCAGGCCTTCCTAGAAGTCGACCGACCCTTGGATGGGCTTTGGCTACGGATCATCAAACGGGACAATCAATATCTCGTCGCTTCCAGCCTAGACGGCCAACATTATCATATTACCGCCGTAGAAACCTGGGGAAACGGCGAGCCGCTAAAAGTCGGACTCTTGGCAACGAATGGTCAATCAAACGCTGATATGATCGACGCGTCATTCGATTTCTTCGAAATCACCCCGATCGGCAAGGATCAGAAGCGTCTATTTTCAGATAAGCTGCCGAAATGA
- a CDS encoding putative hydro-lyase, whose product MTQTPQFQTGADVRLAARRGVLTGQTSGLAAGFVQANLAILPRDLAEEFQQFCRLNSQACPLLDVAKPGSAVPETIAPAADLRTDLPRYRVWRDGELVDEPTDITDYWRDDLVSFLIGCSFTFEAALLTSGIPIRHIEQGSNVPMYRTNIDCVPSGSFHGPMVVSMRPLKPADAIAAVQITTKYPTVHGAPIHLGLPDKIGITDISQPDYGEAVEVRDDELPVFWACGVTPQSVIMAAKPPLAITHSPGCMFLTDIRDIDLATD is encoded by the coding sequence ATGACGCAAACTCCACAATTTCAAACCGGCGCGGACGTGCGCCTTGCTGCGCGGCGAGGAGTACTGACCGGGCAGACGTCCGGGTTAGCAGCTGGGTTTGTGCAGGCGAATTTAGCGATCTTGCCGCGTGACCTGGCGGAAGAGTTCCAGCAGTTTTGCCGACTCAATTCCCAAGCTTGTCCGCTCTTAGATGTGGCTAAACCGGGCAGCGCGGTCCCGGAAACCATCGCCCCCGCGGCCGACCTGCGGACCGACTTGCCTCGCTACCGCGTCTGGCGCGATGGCGAGTTGGTGGATGAGCCGACGGATATCACCGACTATTGGCGGGACGACTTGGTCAGTTTTTTGATTGGTTGTTCGTTTACATTCGAAGCTGCGCTGCTCACGTCGGGAATACCGATTCGGCATATTGAACAAGGGAGCAATGTGCCAATGTATCGCACGAACATCGATTGCGTACCCAGTGGTTCGTTTCATGGCCCGATGGTCGTCTCGATGCGGCCTCTGAAACCGGCGGATGCGATTGCGGCTGTGCAGATCACGACGAAATATCCCACGGTGCACGGCGCACCGATTCATCTAGGATTGCCTGACAAAATCGGCATTACCGATATTTCCCAGCCTGATTATGGTGAGGCCGTCGAGGTCCGCGACGACGAACTACCGGTATTTTGGGCCTGTGGCGTGACCCCCCAATCGGTGATTATGGCGGCAAAACCGCCGTTGGCGATCACGCATAGCCCCGGTTGTATGTTCCTCACCGACATCCGCGACATCGATCTGGCGACCGATTAA
- a CDS encoding PSD1 and planctomycete cytochrome C domain-containing protein, whose protein sequence is MRENRWNITRCLLAAAVLLCCAVPLRAEDAQDRPIDFARDVQPILAGHCAQCHGALRQKGGLRLDAGSLALKGGDSGEIIEVGSADESLLIEYILPDGDEAPLMPPDGQGTALKAEQVSVLTAWINQGAKIPADEEIPADPRKHWAFQRIERPAVPLIDGKPFTSNPIDAFILAKHKAKQLTARPKADKATLLRRIYLDLIGLPPTRDELQAFLADPAPDAYEQVVDRLLSSPHYGERWGRHWMDVWRYSDWAGYRAEVRESQPHIWRWRDWIIESLNADKPYDRMVQEMLAGDEIAPGDPETLRATGYLVRNWYKFNRNVWLESTIEHTPKAFLGITMNCAKCHDHMYDPILQKDYYQFRAIFEPHRVRTDQVPGQLNTKKDGLVRVFDQDLQASTFLFTRGNEKHPDKDNPLTAAVPVSLLPEGLKIEPVALTPHQYYPGLRDHVQQGNLNYARAALRKAETALKELTDQLVAATAETTDGAAEPAEVKPPSDLAIAVAAKRVAHQLLHLQSVQARIAADEARYATPPAASAPQLAATASAAEQQVNVAKAQWDVAKAEAALQAAKDAEKPEDEKTKQALKKAEDALTKVQKELETAQAAQENTDAAYSPFGEIYPTQSSGRRLALARWITDRENPLAARVAVNHMWLRHFGEALVPSVFDFGLNGKSPTHPALLDWLAVELLDNGWTMKQLHRLMVTSQAYRMASTVGDAAENLEADPDNVYLWRMNPRRMEAESVRDAMLYVCGQLDMTAGGPEIDQTDGQTNLRRSIYFRSAKEKQMLFLELFDQANVNDCYRRNESIVPQQALAMVNSPLALAQGRVLAKTLTAAVGEEATPEVTAQFLTAAFEQILCRQPTDEERATCNAFLQKQSQLLATPGQLTQFESGPEVKTKPSENPAQRARENLVQVLLNHNDFFTIR, encoded by the coding sequence ATGCGCGAAAATCGTTGGAATATCACCCGCTGCCTGTTGGCGGCGGCAGTCTTGCTCTGCTGTGCGGTCCCGCTACGCGCGGAGGACGCTCAAGATCGTCCCATCGATTTTGCCCGCGACGTGCAACCAATTTTGGCCGGGCACTGTGCGCAATGCCACGGGGCATTGCGGCAAAAAGGAGGGCTGCGGCTCGATGCGGGTTCATTGGCCCTCAAAGGGGGCGACAGTGGCGAGATCATTGAGGTGGGCAGCGCTGACGAAAGCCTGCTGATCGAATACATTCTGCCTGACGGCGACGAAGCTCCGCTCATGCCCCCCGATGGACAGGGGACAGCACTCAAAGCCGAACAGGTCTCTGTGCTCACCGCCTGGATTAACCAGGGAGCCAAGATCCCGGCCGATGAAGAAATCCCCGCTGATCCGCGCAAGCATTGGGCTTTTCAACGCATCGAGCGGCCAGCCGTTCCGCTGATCGATGGAAAACCGTTCACCAGCAATCCCATTGATGCGTTCATCCTTGCCAAGCACAAAGCAAAACAACTAACAGCCCGTCCCAAAGCGGACAAAGCAACGCTGTTGCGCCGCATCTATTTGGATCTAATCGGACTGCCACCCACGCGCGACGAGCTTCAAGCGTTTTTGGCAGACCCAGCCCCGGACGCCTACGAACAGGTCGTCGACCGACTATTAAGCAGCCCGCATTACGGAGAACGCTGGGGCCGGCATTGGATGGATGTGTGGCGGTACAGCGACTGGGCCGGCTACCGCGCCGAAGTCCGCGAAAGCCAACCGCACATCTGGCGCTGGCGGGATTGGATCATTGAGTCGTTGAACGCCGATAAGCCGTACGATCGCATGGTTCAGGAAATGCTTGCTGGCGATGAAATCGCACCGGGCGATCCCGAGACTTTGCGGGCGACTGGATATCTGGTTCGCAACTGGTACAAATTCAACCGCAACGTCTGGTTGGAATCGACGATCGAACATACGCCGAAGGCATTTTTGGGCATCACGATGAACTGCGCCAAATGCCACGACCACATGTACGACCCGATTCTGCAGAAGGACTATTATCAGTTCCGAGCGATTTTCGAACCGCACCGCGTCCGCACCGATCAAGTCCCCGGTCAATTGAACACCAAAAAAGACGGCCTCGTCCGTGTGTTTGACCAAGATCTGCAAGCGAGTACATTTTTATTCACACGCGGCAATGAAAAACATCCCGACAAGGACAACCCGCTCACAGCGGCGGTCCCGGTGAGCTTGTTGCCCGAAGGTCTAAAAATTGAGCCGGTCGCGCTAACGCCCCACCAATATTATCCCGGTCTCCGCGATCACGTGCAGCAAGGCAACTTGAACTACGCTCGAGCGGCACTGCGTAAAGCAGAAACGGCCCTCAAGGAGTTGACCGATCAACTCGTTGCCGCCACGGCGGAAACCACAGACGGAGCAGCCGAGCCAGCAGAAGTGAAGCCCCCTTCGGATTTGGCGATCGCCGTAGCCGCCAAACGAGTTGCCCACCAATTACTGCACCTACAATCCGTGCAGGCCCGTATCGCCGCTGATGAGGCGCGGTATGCAACGCCGCCTGCTGCGTCCGCTCCCCAACTAGCCGCAACCGCATCTGCCGCTGAACAGCAAGTGAACGTTGCCAAAGCGCAATGGGACGTCGCTAAAGCCGAAGCGGCCCTGCAGGCTGCCAAAGACGCGGAGAAACCCGAGGACGAGAAGACCAAGCAGGCCCTCAAAAAAGCTGAAGATGCACTCACCAAGGTTCAAAAGGAATTGGAAACAGCACAGGCCGCCCAGGAAAATACGGACGCTGCGTATTCGCCGTTCGGCGAGATCTATCCCACACAAAGTTCCGGTCGGCGACTCGCGTTGGCGCGTTGGATTACCGATCGCGAAAATCCGTTAGCCGCTCGCGTGGCGGTCAACCATATGTGGTTGCGGCACTTCGGCGAAGCCTTGGTGCCCTCGGTATTCGACTTCGGACTGAACGGCAAATCCCCGACGCACCCGGCCTTGCTGGATTGGCTGGCGGTTGAGTTGTTGGATAACGGTTGGACGATGAAGCAATTGCATCGGTTGATGGTCACCTCTCAAGCCTATCGCATGGCATCGACCGTTGGTGACGCGGCTGAGAACCTAGAAGCTGACCCCGATAATGTCTACTTGTGGCGGATGAATCCCCGTCGCATGGAAGCGGAGTCGGTTCGCGATGCGATGCTGTATGTCTGCGGGCAATTGGACATGACCGCCGGTGGTCCGGAAATTGATCAGACCGATGGGCAAACCAATTTGCGACGCAGCATCTACTTCCGCTCCGCCAAAGAAAAACAGATGTTGTTCCTGGAATTGTTCGACCAAGCCAACGTCAACGACTGCTATCGCCGCAACGAAAGCATCGTCCCGCAGCAAGCGCTGGCGATGGTCAATAGTCCGTTGGCCCTCGCCCAAGGCCGTGTGTTGGCGAAAACATTGACCGCTGCGGTTGGCGAAGAGGCAACGCCGGAAGTCACCGCCCAATTCCTCACCGCCGCCTTCGAACAAATCCTCTGCCGCCAGCCGACCGACGAAGAACGCGCCACTTGCAATGCATTTTTACAAAAGCAATCCCAACTACTCGCCACCCCCGGCCAGCTGACACAATTTGAATCCGGCCCCGAAGTCAAAACCAAACCGTCCGAAAACCCAGCACAACGTGCGCGAGAAAACCTCGTGCAAGTGCTATTAAACCACAACGACTTTTTCACCATCCGATAA
- a CDS encoding DUF1501 domain-containing protein — MTTMHNQPTTPRRQFLADVGMGFTGVALSAMFHRDCIVRASEHGTWAPPTGVPHFAPKAKSVIWLFMIGGTSHMESFDPKPELTKYAGKEIGDTPHKEVLEAKFLEDNLRIVVPDDANGHIRHKLYPLQVGFKKRGEAGIEVSDWWPHLGDCVDDMAIVRSMWTTDNNHGAQYQFHTGRHSLEGEFPTIGSWAHYGLGSLNDNLPQFVVMGQPIADCCGGVRGHGASYLGPAHNGVKLNVDPKNPLPFAAPGKDVYHEEQRGQFELLNQLNRTAAVEYPEDQAAAARIKSYELAYRMQSAVPDIVRFSEETKETQQLYGLDAKETKDFGEQCLAATRMVERGVRFVQIFHGSNGGAGAWDAHSNLKAGHSKLCKQTDKPIAGLIKDLKQRGLLDETLIVWATEFGRTPGTQNSDGRDHHPFGFSVWMAGGGIKGGITHGATDAIGFHAIEDRHYVTDVHATVLHQLGLDPRRLVVPGRQRLDIDFGHPIEGIIA; from the coding sequence ATGACCACAATGCACAACCAACCAACAACTCCGCGGCGGCAATTTTTGGCGGATGTGGGGATGGGTTTTACCGGGGTGGCCCTCTCGGCGATGTTTCATCGAGACTGCATAGTCCGCGCGTCGGAACATGGCACGTGGGCCCCTCCGACCGGTGTGCCGCACTTTGCTCCCAAAGCCAAGAGCGTGATCTGGTTGTTCATGATCGGCGGCACCAGCCATATGGAGAGTTTCGATCCCAAGCCGGAACTGACCAAATACGCCGGCAAGGAAATCGGCGATACGCCCCACAAAGAAGTCCTGGAAGCCAAGTTCCTCGAGGACAACCTCAGGATCGTCGTCCCCGATGATGCCAACGGTCACATCCGCCACAAACTCTATCCGCTGCAGGTCGGATTTAAAAAACGTGGGGAAGCGGGGATCGAGGTGTCCGACTGGTGGCCACACCTGGGGGATTGCGTCGATGACATGGCCATCGTGCGGTCGATGTGGACCACCGACAATAATCACGGCGCGCAATACCAATTCCACACTGGTCGCCACAGTCTCGAAGGGGAGTTCCCCACAATCGGTTCCTGGGCGCACTACGGCCTCGGGTCGCTGAACGACAACCTGCCGCAATTCGTGGTTATGGGACAGCCGATCGCCGATTGTTGCGGCGGCGTGCGCGGGCATGGCGCCAGTTATCTCGGACCGGCGCACAACGGGGTGAAGTTGAACGTCGATCCCAAAAACCCGCTGCCATTCGCCGCTCCCGGCAAAGATGTCTACCACGAAGAACAGCGCGGACAATTTGAGTTGCTCAACCAACTTAACCGCACCGCCGCTGTTGAATATCCCGAAGACCAAGCCGCAGCAGCGCGGATCAAGTCCTACGAACTCGCCTATCGCATGCAGTCAGCCGTGCCGGACATCGTACGATTTTCCGAAGAAACAAAAGAGACGCAACAACTGTACGGCTTGGATGCAAAAGAGACCAAGGACTTCGGCGAGCAATGCCTGGCCGCCACGCGCATGGTCGAGCGCGGCGTACGGTTCGTGCAAATCTTTCATGGCAGCAACGGCGGAGCAGGGGCCTGGGACGCGCACAGCAACTTGAAGGCCGGCCACTCCAAACTCTGCAAACAAACAGACAAACCGATTGCCGGACTGATCAAAGACCTCAAGCAACGCGGGTTGCTGGATGAAACCTTGATCGTCTGGGCCACGGAATTCGGCCGCACCCCCGGGACGCAAAACAGCGATGGTCGCGATCACCATCCGTTTGGTTTTTCCGTCTGGATGGCAGGCGGCGGAATCAAAGGGGGCATCACCCACGGTGCCACCGATGCGATCGGCTTCCACGCCATCGAAGACCGGCATTATGTGACCGACGTGCATGCGACGGTGCTGCACCAATTGGGCCTTGACCCCCGCCGACTCGTCGTCCCCGGCCGCCAACGCCTCGACATCGATTTCGGCCACCCGATTGAAGGCATCATCGCCTAA
- a CDS encoding carbohydrate kinase family protein, with the protein MEFDIAGLGTVVVDHQVILEQYPEPDSKNEIQTDWFQVGGPVPTALAVLARFGRRTTFLGHWGDDPFGAMIEADFQDEGIGFSGSCCRTGLRSGFAHAWIDARTGQRTIACSRAESPLSVEEVDEQLLARCGAIHLDGWPSEAAHYAARIVQKNGGTVFLDSGSPKPSMEQLLPLVDVLNCPRRFLTQFLGHDDIPRGGRELLARGPRMVTITDGDQGAMLFTGAEQLTQPAFPVTAVDTTGAGDVFSGAIVHATLAGWPADRTLKFAAATAALKCAKLGNREALPGLDEVLRMIEAES; encoded by the coding sequence GTGGAATTTGACATTGCCGGCCTGGGGACAGTCGTTGTTGACCATCAGGTCATCTTGGAACAGTATCCGGAACCCGATTCCAAAAACGAAATCCAGACCGACTGGTTTCAAGTCGGCGGACCGGTTCCCACTGCACTGGCGGTGTTGGCGCGCTTCGGACGACGGACGACGTTTCTGGGGCATTGGGGAGACGATCCATTTGGAGCGATGATCGAAGCCGACTTTCAAGATGAGGGGATCGGTTTTTCCGGCAGCTGTTGTCGCACGGGCCTTCGCAGCGGGTTTGCCCATGCCTGGATCGACGCTCGCACCGGCCAACGCACGATCGCCTGCTCGCGGGCTGAGAGTCCCCTCTCGGTTGAGGAAGTTGACGAGCAATTGTTAGCGCGTTGTGGTGCAATACATCTCGACGGCTGGCCCTCGGAAGCAGCGCACTATGCCGCCCGCATCGTTCAAAAAAATGGAGGAACAGTGTTCCTCGACTCCGGATCCCCCAAACCGAGCATGGAACAATTGCTGCCGCTGGTCGATGTGTTGAATTGCCCGCGACGATTCTTGACCCAGTTTTTGGGACATGACGACATTCCACGCGGTGGCCGGGAATTGCTGGCCCGTGGTCCGCGGATGGTGACAATCACCGATGGCGATCAAGGCGCGATGTTGTTTACCGGTGCAGAGCAGCTTACGCAACCAGCGTTTCCAGTGACGGCCGTCGACACGACCGGCGCAGGGGATGTATTTAGCGGCGCCATAGTGCATGCGACGCTCGCCGGATGGCCGGCCGATCGAACGCTCAAATTCGCAGCGGCGACGGCAGCGTTGAAGTGCGCGAAACTGGGAAACCGCGAGGCCCTGCCGGGCTTGGATGAAGTGTTGCGGATGATCGAAGCAGAATCGTAG
- a CDS encoding YbaN family protein, giving the protein MCDQKNLSSADRISVATGPRRVVYLLAAGGFFALGVAGILLPGLPTTPFLLLTSYFLLRSSPSLNERLTHSRFLGPILQDWHARRGVRQSVKLRAIALVVLMLAVSIYLGNLPAPLATAVLALGGVGLTVIALLPSVSTTDNHATVKTAAITDPAD; this is encoded by the coding sequence ATGTGCGATCAAAAAAACCTCTCTTCTGCCGACAGGATTTCCGTCGCCACGGGTCCGCGGCGGGTTGTCTATTTGCTCGCCGCCGGGGGCTTTTTTGCTTTAGGAGTCGCTGGAATCCTGCTGCCGGGACTTCCCACCACGCCGTTTTTGTTGTTGACCAGTTATTTTTTGCTCCGCTCGTCGCCATCTCTAAATGAGCGTCTGACCCATTCGCGATTTCTCGGCCCCATTCTACAGGATTGGCACGCACGTCGCGGCGTGCGGCAGTCGGTGAAACTGCGTGCGATCGCTTTGGTCGTGCTGATGTTGGCCGTCTCCATTTATCTCGGAAATTTGCCAGCACCGTTGGCCACCGCTGTACTGGCCTTGGGCGGCGTGGGACTCACGGTGATTGCTCTGTTGCCGAGCGTTTCCACGACCGATAACCACGCCACCGTCAAAACGGCCGCGATTACTGATCCAGCGGATTGA